One Pseudobdellovibrionaceae bacterium genomic window carries:
- a CDS encoding RDD family protein codes for MDMEIEINRPESHPVKDPVPTGPRRPRLRLDEVVPHRNWNFVQDSPPVAFHRGSSSRGPRWILLAWSAFAAVVDLLICFSLTCFFAYLFVFVSGVSFSAVSRFIQHQFLWGFAGCVLLVFTCYLLTFRVFAGCTIGEWACGIRLGEARQRIANDYSLRVIQRFFLVTVTGIVTLPILSLIVGEDMAGRLSGLPLVQQHFR; via the coding sequence ATGGATATGGAAATCGAAATCAACCGCCCCGAGAGTCATCCAGTGAAGGACCCCGTGCCGACGGGACCCCGTCGTCCGCGTTTGCGCTTAGATGAGGTCGTTCCCCATCGCAACTGGAACTTCGTACAGGATTCGCCGCCCGTCGCGTTTCACCGCGGTTCGAGCTCGCGCGGCCCGCGTTGGATTTTGCTGGCGTGGTCGGCTTTCGCGGCCGTCGTGGATCTTTTGATCTGCTTTTCGCTGACGTGCTTTTTCGCTTATCTTTTCGTCTTCGTTTCGGGGGTTTCGTTTAGCGCCGTCTCCCGTTTCATTCAGCACCAATTCCTTTGGGGCTTCGCGGGATGCGTCCTGCTGGTCTTCACTTGTTATCTGCTGACGTTTCGCGTGTTCGCGGGATGCACGATCGGGGAGTGGGCCTGCGGTATTCGTTTAGGTGAGGCCCGCCAGCGCATCGCGAACGACTACTCTTTGCGCGTGATTCAAAGATTCTTTCTGGTCACGGTCACGGGCATCGTCACTTTGCCCATCCTGTCGCTGATCGTCGGCGAAGACATGGCCGGCCGCCTTTCGGGTTTGCCACTCGTGCAACAGCACTTCAGATAA
- a CDS encoding mechanosensitive ion channel family protein: MDPVPVPSPTPTAWIQTQSLELLLGFEPFFLLSALVFLAWGFYKGFLRGLSEERHQSLRGQFANLLKHYLTLGLLFSLYILLHSNWFLGMQIQKLVPYVAIMTFFWGGLVFIKASRMIILQYLFLGSMRAGVPLLIVNIVTLVLSIVLTLWGASQVFNLQLAPLLATSAAFSIILGLALQDTLGNLFAGIALQVDHNFEIGDWLEVYHSSGKTVGQVKEISWRSTTLIGFTEEVIVLPNRTMAGAQIANFQAGDMPFIRSQMFRLPYGVDSDRAKKALVQSLEAIPEVRKYPEPLCLVTETNESFLSFKLVYYIDNYGLQFVLGDRVVLAGWRALEKAGFESGRNTLKVMGFDGKV, from the coding sequence ATGGATCCCGTCCCCGTCCCTTCTCCGACACCCACCGCCTGGATCCAAACGCAAAGCCTGGAATTGCTGCTGGGATTCGAGCCCTTCTTTCTGCTCTCGGCCCTCGTGTTTTTGGCCTGGGGCTTCTACAAAGGATTTTTGCGCGGCCTTTCGGAAGAACGGCACCAAAGTTTGCGCGGGCAATTCGCGAATCTTTTGAAGCACTACCTCACGTTGGGGCTTCTCTTCTCGTTGTACATACTTCTGCACTCGAATTGGTTTTTGGGAATGCAGATTCAAAAGCTCGTGCCCTACGTCGCGATCATGACGTTTTTCTGGGGCGGCCTGGTTTTCATCAAAGCCAGCCGCATGATCATCCTGCAGTACCTTTTCTTGGGCTCGATGCGCGCGGGAGTCCCGCTGTTGATCGTGAACATCGTGACGCTCGTGTTGTCGATCGTCCTGACGCTCTGGGGCGCCTCCCAGGTTTTCAATTTACAGCTGGCGCCGCTGCTCGCGACCTCGGCCGCGTTTTCGATCATTTTGGGTCTGGCGCTGCAGGATACGCTTGGCAATTTGTTCGCGGGCATCGCCCTGCAGGTCGATCACAATTTCGAAATCGGCGATTGGCTCGAGGTCTACCACTCGTCCGGTAAGACGGTCGGCCAAGTGAAAGAGATCAGCTGGCGCTCGACGACGCTCATCGGTTTCACCGAGGAAGTGATCGTGCTTCCCAATCGGACCATGGCGGGGGCGCAGATCGCGAATTTCCAGGCCGGAGACATGCCCTTTATCCGCAGCCAGATGTTCCGCCTTCCTTACGGAGTCGACTCGGACCGCGCGAAGAAAGCGCTCGTGCAAAGCCTGGAGGCCATTCCCGAAGTGCGCAAGTACCCCGAGCCGCTCTGCCTGGTCACCGAGACGAACGAATCCTTCCTGAGCTTCAAGCTCGTGTACTACATCGACAACTACGGCCTGCAGTTCGTCCTCGGGGACCGCGTGGTTCTGGCGGGCTGGCGCGCGCTGGAAAAAGCCGGTTTCGAATCCGGCCGCAACACCCTGAAAGTCATGGGTTTCGACGGCAAGGTGTAA
- a CDS encoding transglycosylase SLT domain-containing protein, producing MSPFARTFIQTIVLASAAIVTGCLPAPKGEMPIHYAENPDVKPAAWEKRGPEARQWTLHTYNELRQTLPSPADLTPRDLKDFCPEYTTMARKDRLNFWVQLVSAMTRYESGFKPETEHTENFKDQYGRQVVSRGLLQMSIGSVEKQCGIVHVNQLHNPFRNLSCGVKLLVRYVSRDGVLSDKVGDNYQGGARYWAVLRPGHKDFLANIQSATKSFCENYR from the coding sequence GTGAGCCCATTTGCTCGCACTTTCATTCAAACGATCGTCCTTGCCAGCGCGGCGATCGTGACGGGTTGTCTGCCCGCACCGAAAGGCGAAATGCCGATCCACTACGCCGAAAATCCCGACGTCAAGCCGGCGGCTTGGGAAAAGCGCGGACCCGAGGCCCGGCAGTGGACGCTCCATACCTACAACGAGCTTCGTCAGACCCTGCCCTCGCCGGCGGACCTCACCCCCCGTGACCTTAAGGATTTCTGTCCCGAGTACACGACCATGGCTCGCAAGGACCGCCTGAATTTTTGGGTGCAACTCGTGAGCGCAATGACCCGCTACGAATCGGGTTTTAAACCGGAAACGGAACATACCGAGAATTTTAAAGATCAATACGGGCGTCAAGTGGTCAGCCGCGGTCTTCTGCAAATGAGCATCGGGAGCGTCGAAAAACAATGCGGGATCGTGCACGTGAATCAACTGCACAACCCGTTTCGCAACTTGAGCTGCGGCGTGAAGCTGTTGGTTCGCTACGTCAGCCGTGACGGGGTTCTGAGCGACAAGGTCGGAGACAACTATCAAGGCGGCGCACGCTACTGGGCGGTTTTACGTCCGGGGCACAAGGACTTCCTCGCGAACATTCAAAGCGCGACGAAAAGTTTCTGCGAGAACTACCGGTAA
- the lipB gene encoding lipoyl(octanoyl) transferase LipB, giving the protein MNFTTDWRGLTDYPAALEIQRASWERRRAGSPWRIEIPSDDLLLGFEHPSVITLGSRGSLVADISPEAAGSDIPVIPTDRGGQATLHSPGQLVIYPIFDLRARGLGVREFVEAIQEATRLLLLDYGVTSRPAEGAGLVTERGKIAFIGLRIERGITRHGVSLNVTNDLSLFSTIRSCGVRGAALDRLSDYGAELPSLQLLFEAWSGHFAHILANNLADHSLAEMPHKPLEVPETSC; this is encoded by the coding sequence TTGAACTTTACTACTGATTGGCGCGGTCTCACCGACTATCCCGCCGCGCTTGAAATTCAGCGTGCGAGTTGGGAGCGTCGCCGCGCGGGCTCCCCCTGGCGGATTGAAATTCCCTCGGACGATCTTCTGCTCGGTTTCGAACATCCCTCCGTCATCACCCTCGGCAGTCGTGGCTCCCTCGTGGCGGATATTTCGCCGGAGGCCGCGGGGTCTGACATCCCCGTCATCCCCACGGACCGGGGCGGGCAGGCGACGCTTCATTCTCCGGGACAACTGGTGATTTATCCGATCTTCGATCTGCGCGCGCGCGGACTCGGCGTCCGCGAATTCGTTGAGGCCATACAGGAGGCGACCCGCCTTCTGCTTTTGGACTACGGCGTGACAAGCCGTCCGGCGGAGGGCGCGGGGCTCGTCACGGAACGCGGTAAAATCGCCTTTATCGGCCTGAGGATTGAGCGCGGGATCACCCGCCATGGGGTGAGCCTCAACGTCACGAACGACCTCTCGCTCTTCTCCACGATTCGCAGCTGCGGGGTGCGGGGAGCCGCCCTGGATCGGCTCTCCGATTACGGGGCCGAGTTGCCCTCCCTCCAGCTTCTTTTTGAGGCTTGGTCGGGCCACTTTGCCCACATTTTAGCCAATAATTTAGCGGATCACTCCCTCGCGGAAATGCCTCACAAACCCCTTGAGGTCCCCGAGACCTCTTGCTAA